Proteins found in one Micromonospora sp. WMMD1082 genomic segment:
- a CDS encoding aldehyde dehydrogenase family protein, with the protein MFEYAPAPESRSVVDLRPSYGLFVDGKFVDPADGGSFKSINPASEEVLAEIAEGGTQDVDRAVRAARRAYEKVWGPMPGRDRAKYLFRIARIIQERSRELAVLESLDNGKPIKESRDVDLPLVAAHFFYYAGWADKLPHAGFGPNPRPLGVAAQVIPWNFPLLMLAWKIAPALAAGNTVVLKPAETTPLTALLFAEICQQADLPAGVVNIVTGAGDTGRALVEHQDVDKVAFTGSTDVGRAIARAVAGSRKKLTLELGGKAANIVFDDAPVDQAVEGIVNGIFFNQGHVCCAGSRLLVQESVAEAVLESLKRRMAQLRLGDPLDKNTDIGAINSAAQLARIRELTEAGAAEGAQQWSPPCELPERGFWFAPTIFTGVTQAHRVAREEIFGPVLSVLTFRTPAEAVEKANNTPYGLSAGIWTDKGSRILWMADRLRAGVVWANTFNKFDPTSPFGGYKESGYGREGGRHGLEAYLNV; encoded by the coding sequence ATGTTCGAATACGCACCCGCACCCGAGTCGCGCTCGGTGGTGGACCTCAGGCCCTCGTACGGGCTCTTCGTCGACGGAAAGTTCGTCGACCCGGCCGACGGCGGCAGCTTCAAGTCGATCAACCCGGCCTCGGAGGAGGTTCTGGCCGAGATCGCCGAGGGCGGTACGCAGGACGTGGACCGTGCCGTCCGCGCGGCCCGCCGGGCGTACGAGAAGGTCTGGGGTCCGATGCCGGGCCGGGACCGGGCGAAGTACCTGTTCCGGATCGCCCGGATCATCCAGGAGCGCTCGCGCGAGCTGGCGGTGCTGGAGTCACTGGACAACGGCAAGCCGATCAAGGAGTCCCGGGACGTCGACCTGCCGCTGGTCGCCGCGCACTTCTTCTACTACGCCGGCTGGGCCGACAAGCTGCCGCACGCCGGCTTCGGGCCGAACCCACGGCCCCTCGGCGTGGCCGCGCAGGTCATCCCGTGGAACTTCCCGCTGCTGATGCTGGCCTGGAAGATCGCCCCGGCCCTCGCCGCCGGCAACACGGTGGTGCTGAAGCCGGCCGAGACCACCCCGCTGACCGCGCTGCTCTTCGCCGAGATCTGCCAGCAGGCCGACCTGCCGGCCGGCGTGGTCAACATCGTCACGGGCGCCGGCGACACCGGCCGGGCGCTGGTCGAGCACCAGGACGTGGACAAGGTCGCCTTCACCGGCTCCACCGACGTCGGCCGGGCCATCGCCCGCGCGGTCGCCGGCAGCCGCAAGAAGCTCACCCTGGAACTGGGCGGCAAGGCCGCCAACATCGTCTTCGACGACGCCCCGGTCGACCAGGCGGTCGAGGGCATCGTCAACGGCATCTTCTTCAACCAGGGGCACGTCTGCTGCGCCGGCTCCCGGCTGCTGGTCCAGGAGTCCGTCGCCGAGGCGGTGCTGGAGTCGCTCAAGCGGCGGATGGCCCAGCTGCGGCTCGGCGACCCGCTGGACAAGAACACCGACATCGGCGCGATCAACTCGGCCGCGCAGCTGGCCCGGATCCGGGAGCTGACCGAGGCCGGTGCCGCCGAGGGCGCGCAGCAGTGGTCGCCGCCGTGCGAGCTGCCGGAACGGGGCTTCTGGTTCGCGCCGACCATCTTCACCGGGGTCACCCAGGCGCACCGGGTCGCCCGGGAGGAGATCTTCGGCCCGGTGCTGTCCGTGTTGACCTTCCGCACCCCGGCCGAGGCCGTGGAGAAGGCGAACAACACGCCGTACGGACTGTCGGCGGGCATCTGGACCGACAAGGGTTCCCGGATCCTGTGGATGGCCGACCGGCTGCGCGCCGGGGTGGTCTGGGCCAACACGTTCAACAAGTTCGACCCGACCTCGCCGTTCGGCGGCTACAAGGAGTCGGGCTACGGTCGCGAGGGCGGCCGGCACGGGCTGGAGGCGTACCTCAATGTCTGA
- a CDS encoding helix-turn-helix transcriptional regulator, which produces MHATNGSTVPRRQLGRLLTQLRVDAQVTIEAAADELDCSRQKIWRIERGLTPARGPDVRVLCELYRATPDQASVLLGLAEVGRAEGWWHAYGRSIPIWFSLYIGLENVASSVRHYNAELVPGLLQTPEYATALFLHNRPELSEEERKKAVNFRIQRQGLLARRLPPAPELTVMLSEAVLRRPVPGRPVMAGQLRHLLAVGQRHNISIRVLPLAAGPPLAAEAGTFVLLDFPESSLGGPTEPPTVYVEGLTGALYLDQPGEIAAYERVWRGLESAALGERQSMELIDAILGECYE; this is translated from the coding sequence GTGCATGCAACGAACGGCTCGACCGTGCCGCGACGGCAACTCGGCAGGCTGCTCACCCAGCTTCGGGTGGACGCCCAGGTCACCATCGAGGCGGCCGCCGACGAGTTGGACTGCTCGCGGCAGAAGATCTGGCGAATCGAGCGGGGCCTGACGCCGGCACGGGGTCCGGACGTGCGGGTGCTCTGCGAGCTTTACCGGGCCACTCCCGACCAGGCGAGCGTGCTGCTCGGGTTGGCCGAGGTCGGCAGGGCCGAGGGGTGGTGGCACGCATACGGCCGGTCCATCCCGATCTGGTTCTCGCTCTATATCGGGCTGGAGAATGTCGCCAGCAGCGTGCGTCACTACAACGCCGAACTGGTGCCGGGGCTCTTGCAGACCCCCGAATACGCCACCGCGCTCTTCCTGCACAACCGGCCGGAGTTGAGTGAGGAGGAACGGAAGAAGGCGGTGAACTTCCGGATCCAGCGGCAGGGCTTGCTGGCCCGGCGCCTCCCGCCGGCCCCGGAGCTGACCGTGATGCTCAGCGAGGCGGTGCTGCGCCGCCCGGTGCCGGGACGGCCGGTGATGGCCGGTCAACTCCGGCACCTGCTCGCCGTCGGCCAGCGGCACAACATCTCGATCCGGGTCCTGCCCCTGGCCGCCGGGCCACCGCTGGCCGCCGAGGCGGGCACCTTCGTCCTGCTCGACTTTCCGGAGTCATCGCTCGGCGGCCCGACCGAGCCGCCGACGGTCTACGTCGAAGGGCTTACCGGCGCGCTCTACCTCGACCAACCAGGCGAGATCGCCGCCTACGAGCGGGTCTGGCGGGGGCTGGAATCCGCCGCGCTCGGCGAGCGACAATCGATGGAGCTGATCGATGCCATCCTGGGAGAGTGCTATGAGTGA
- a CDS encoding phospho-sugar mutase, whose protein sequence is MAAETTDLDTIRERAERWLADDPDPAGRAELRAVLDRLPASAPELADRFAGPLTFGTAGLRGPLRAGPNGMNLAVVTQAAAGLVAWLAAQGGTGPLVIGYDARRGSREFAEQTARVATGAGRPALLLPRPLPTPVLAYAVRHLGAVAGVMVTASHNPPQDNGYKVYLGAELGGELGAGAQIVPPADAGIEAAIRAVGPLTQVPLGPAGQVLGDDLTAAYVARAVEVIPPGGPRDLAVAYTPLHGVGAAVLTAAFASAGFPVPGVVPDQAEPDPDFPTVHFPNPEEPGAVDRLVALAESTGADIAIANDPDADRCAVAVRDTTAGTNGPDVPPAGSDVAGGLARPGGPDATNGAGSADDAAAGPGWRMLRGDEVGVLLADHLMRRGVTGLYATTIVSSSLLRAMCTARNLPYDETLTGFKWIVRAGGGAEPLVFGYEEALGYCVAPDHVRDKDGITAALTVAELAAGLKTQGRTLTDRLDELAAEFGVHHTDQLSVRVDDLRLIADAMARIRAATPTTLLGQPVTEAQDLLPEADVVIMRTASARVVIRPSGTEPKLKAYLEVVEPVTDDDVAAARTRAAAAVATLRAEIAHALGV, encoded by the coding sequence ATGGCGGCGGAGACCACTGACCTCGACACCATCCGCGAGCGGGCCGAACGCTGGCTCGCCGACGACCCCGACCCGGCCGGCCGGGCGGAGCTGCGGGCGGTGCTCGACCGACTGCCGGCGAGCGCACCCGAGCTGGCCGACCGGTTCGCCGGGCCGCTGACCTTCGGCACGGCCGGGCTGCGCGGGCCGCTGCGCGCCGGCCCCAACGGGATGAACCTCGCGGTGGTCACCCAGGCCGCCGCCGGGTTGGTCGCCTGGCTCGCGGCCCAGGGCGGCACCGGCCCGCTGGTGATCGGGTACGACGCCCGGCGCGGCTCCCGCGAGTTCGCCGAGCAGACCGCCCGGGTGGCCACCGGTGCGGGACGCCCGGCGTTGCTGCTCCCCCGCCCGCTGCCCACCCCGGTGCTGGCATACGCGGTGCGGCACCTGGGAGCGGTGGCCGGGGTGATGGTGACCGCCAGCCACAACCCGCCCCAGGACAACGGCTACAAGGTGTATCTCGGTGCCGAGCTGGGTGGTGAGCTGGGCGCCGGGGCGCAGATCGTGCCGCCGGCCGACGCCGGCATCGAGGCGGCCATCCGCGCGGTCGGCCCGCTGACGCAGGTGCCGCTCGGCCCCGCCGGCCAGGTGCTCGGCGACGACCTGACCGCCGCGTACGTGGCGCGGGCGGTCGAGGTCATCCCGCCAGGCGGCCCCCGGGACCTGGCCGTGGCGTACACCCCGCTGCACGGCGTCGGTGCGGCGGTGCTCACCGCCGCCTTCGCGAGTGCCGGCTTCCCCGTGCCGGGCGTCGTGCCGGATCAGGCGGAGCCGGACCCGGACTTCCCCACGGTGCACTTCCCCAACCCGGAGGAGCCGGGTGCGGTGGACCGGCTGGTCGCGCTCGCCGAATCGACCGGCGCGGACATCGCCATCGCCAACGACCCCGACGCTGACCGCTGCGCGGTCGCGGTCCGGGACACGACTGCGGGCACGAACGGACCGGACGTGCCCCCCGCCGGATCGGACGTGGCGGGCGGGCTCGCCAGGCCAGGCGGACCCGACGCGACGAACGGAGCTGGCTCAGCGGACGACGCGGCGGCGGGGCCGGGCTGGCGGATGCTGCGCGGGGACGAGGTGGGCGTGCTGCTCGCCGACCACCTGATGCGGCGCGGCGTGACCGGTCTCTACGCCACCACCATCGTCTCGTCGTCGCTGCTGCGCGCGATGTGCACCGCCCGGAACCTGCCGTACGACGAGACGCTGACCGGGTTCAAGTGGATCGTCCGGGCCGGTGGTGGGGCCGAGCCGCTGGTGTTCGGCTACGAGGAGGCGCTGGGCTACTGCGTCGCCCCGGACCATGTGCGGGACAAGGACGGCATCACCGCCGCGCTGACCGTGGCCGAGTTGGCCGCCGGCCTCAAGACGCAGGGCCGCACGCTCACCGACCGGCTGGACGAGCTGGCCGCCGAGTTCGGCGTGCACCACACCGACCAGCTCTCGGTCCGCGTCGACGACCTGCGCCTGATCGCCGACGCGATGGCCCGGATCCGCGCCGCCACCCCGACGACACTGCTCGGGCAGCCGGTCACCGAGGCACAGGACCTGCTTCCCGAGGCCGACGTGGTGATCATGCGTACCGCCTCGGCCCGGGTGGTGATCCGCCCCTCCGGCACCGAACCGAAGCTCAAGGCGTACCTCGAAGTGGTGGAACCGGTGACCGACGACGACGTCGCGGCGGCGCGTACCCGCGCGGCGGCCGCCGTCGCCACCTTACGCGCCGAGATTGCCCACGCCCTGGGCGTGTAG
- the upp gene encoding uracil phosphoribosyltransferase: protein MDVLVIDHPLAQSRLTAMRDERTDSSSFRAALHELTTMLVYEAARSFPVETYPVQTPVTATEGTRLANPPLLVPVLRAGLGMADAALGLLPESSMGFVGLARDEETFEPRAYMESLPRELSGLPVLVLDPMLATGGSLEHCCRLLAERGCTDITVLCVLAAPAGIARLERSGLPLRLVTAAIDNGLNDNMFIVPGLGDAGDRQFGGMPRF from the coding sequence GTGGACGTACTCGTCATTGACCACCCGCTCGCCCAGTCCCGGCTGACCGCCATGCGGGACGAACGCACCGATTCCTCCTCGTTCCGGGCCGCGCTGCACGAACTCACCACCATGCTGGTGTACGAGGCCGCGCGCTCCTTCCCCGTGGAGACGTACCCGGTGCAGACCCCGGTGACCGCCACCGAGGGCACCCGGCTGGCCAACCCGCCGCTGCTGGTGCCGGTGCTGCGGGCCGGCCTCGGCATGGCGGATGCCGCACTCGGTCTGCTGCCCGAGTCCTCGATGGGCTTCGTCGGGCTGGCCCGCGACGAGGAGACGTTCGAGCCGCGCGCCTACATGGAGTCCCTGCCGCGGGAGCTGAGCGGCCTGCCGGTGCTGGTCCTCGACCCGATGCTCGCCACCGGCGGCTCGCTGGAGCACTGCTGCCGGCTGCTCGCCGAGCGTGGCTGCACCGACATCACCGTGCTCTGCGTACTCGCCGCGCCGGCGGGCATCGCGCGGCTGGAGCGTTCCGGCCTGCCGCTGCGCCTGGTGACGGCCGCCATCGACAACGGCCTCAACGACAACATGTTCATCGTGCCCGGCCTCGGCGACGCCGGTGACCGGCAGTTCGGCGGCATGCCCCGGTTCTGA
- a CDS encoding DUF397 domain-containing protein — translation MSDLTGARWRTSTRSGTNGGDCVEVADNLPGVVGVRDSKDPTGPALTVPPTAWSAFITALRTHPPTP, via the coding sequence ATGAGTGACCTGACCGGCGCCCGGTGGCGCACCAGCACCCGCAGCGGCACCAACGGTGGCGACTGTGTCGAGGTCGCCGACAACCTGCCCGGCGTCGTCGGCGTCCGCGACAGCAAGGACCCGACCGGCCCGGCCCTCACCGTCCCCCCCACCGCCTGGTCCGCCTTCATCACCGCCCTCCGCACCCACCCCCCAACCCCCTAA
- a CDS encoding GPP34 family phosphoprotein — protein MTGVPLAEELLLLAYDDETGRATLPRISLDLGMAAAVLIELALAGRIAYADGALTAADPTPTGEPVTDAVLAKIAGDTPHSPSSWVQRLRHGLRDRILGDLCDQGVVRDVDETELGFIHVHRYPVVDRSVEAETRQRLAEALTGAAPDERTAALATLVAVLRMESALGVTGEAAADARRRLEEIASGAGFSGEVNLEDSVVRPSVSLVVTALARAIDHALGPRP, from the coding sequence ATGACTGGTGTTCCACTCGCCGAGGAACTGCTCCTGCTCGCCTACGACGACGAGACCGGCAGGGCGACCCTGCCGCGGATCAGCCTCGACCTGGGGATGGCCGCCGCCGTCCTGATCGAGCTGGCCCTGGCCGGTCGGATCGCGTACGCCGACGGGGCGCTGACGGCGGCGGATCCGACGCCGACGGGCGAGCCGGTCACCGACGCGGTGCTGGCCAAGATCGCGGGCGACACCCCGCACAGCCCCTCGTCCTGGGTGCAGCGGCTGCGCCACGGCCTCCGCGACCGGATCCTCGGCGATCTCTGCGACCAGGGCGTCGTCCGGGACGTCGACGAGACGGAACTGGGCTTCATCCACGTGCACCGCTATCCGGTGGTGGATCGGTCGGTGGAGGCGGAGACCCGGCAGCGGCTCGCCGAGGCGCTCACCGGGGCCGCCCCGGACGAGCGGACCGCCGCGCTCGCCACCCTGGTCGCCGTACTCCGGATGGAGTCCGCGCTCGGTGTCACCGGTGAGGCCGCCGCCGACGCCCGCCGCCGGCTGGAGGAGATCGCCAGCGGCGCCGGCTTCTCCGGCGAGGTCAACCTGGAGGACTCCGTGGTCCGCCCCTCGGTCAGCCTGGTCGTCACCGCCCTGGCCCGCGCCATAGACCACGCCCTAGGCCCCCGCCCCTAG
- a CDS encoding cytochrome ubiquinol oxidase subunit I: protein MDTLLLARLQFAATASVHFLFVAVTLGLVTLLVGLQTAWVITGNPRWERLTRFWGQLYVINYVLGIATGIVMEFQFGLNWSGLSRYVGNVFGAPLAIETLVAFFLESTFLGMWIFGWHRLRRGVHLALLYGVALTAYASAFWIMVANSWLQNPVGYEVRDGVAHLTEFPALLSNPALGMAFGHVVSAALLTGGLLMAAISAWHLNRRTTDYALFRTSLRIGLVTAALAITLVQGFGFAQFGPVGAVQPTKFGGNPAADALVADWTARYGPGDYLPPVLSNVGLGFMILIGFGLGLLWLLVPLLRRDWIIRLRFPLWLLMLTLPLPFVALILGWIAREVGRHPWVAYGLLPVEQAVSPISPWLMATSLTGFTLLLGTLAVTNWVLLARHAARGAADPTLGRPPAQPPADDPRPEPAFV, encoded by the coding sequence ATGGACACCCTGCTCCTCGCCCGCCTGCAGTTCGCCGCCACCGCCTCGGTCCACTTCCTCTTCGTGGCCGTCACGCTCGGCCTGGTCACGCTGCTGGTCGGGTTGCAGACCGCCTGGGTGATCACCGGCAACCCGCGCTGGGAGCGGCTGACCCGGTTCTGGGGCCAGCTCTACGTGATCAACTACGTGCTCGGGATCGCCACCGGCATCGTGATGGAGTTCCAGTTCGGACTGAACTGGAGCGGGTTGTCGCGCTACGTCGGCAACGTCTTCGGCGCCCCGCTGGCGATCGAGACCCTGGTCGCCTTCTTCCTCGAATCGACCTTCCTCGGCATGTGGATCTTCGGGTGGCACCGGCTGCGCCGGGGCGTACACCTCGCGCTGCTCTACGGCGTCGCGCTGACCGCGTACGCCTCGGCGTTCTGGATCATGGTGGCCAACTCCTGGCTACAGAACCCGGTCGGCTACGAGGTACGCGACGGCGTCGCCCACCTGACCGAATTCCCGGCGCTGCTGAGCAACCCCGCGCTGGGCATGGCGTTCGGGCACGTGGTGTCGGCGGCCCTGCTCACCGGCGGCCTGCTGATGGCCGCGATCAGCGCCTGGCACCTGAACCGCCGCACCACCGACTACGCGCTGTTCCGCACCTCGCTGCGGATCGGGCTGGTCACCGCCGCGCTGGCGATCACCCTCGTGCAGGGGTTCGGCTTCGCCCAGTTCGGGCCGGTCGGCGCCGTGCAGCCCACCAAGTTCGGCGGCAACCCGGCGGCCGATGCCCTGGTCGCCGACTGGACCGCCCGCTACGGTCCCGGCGACTACCTGCCCCCGGTGCTGTCCAACGTCGGGCTCGGCTTCATGATCCTCATCGGTTTCGGCCTCGGCCTGCTCTGGCTGCTCGTCCCGCTGCTCCGGCGGGACTGGATCATCCGGCTCCGGTTCCCGCTCTGGCTGCTGATGCTCACCCTGCCGCTGCCGTTCGTGGCCCTGATCCTCGGCTGGATCGCCCGCGAGGTCGGCCGTCACCCCTGGGTGGCGTACGGGCTACTGCCGGTGGAGCAGGCGGTCTCGCCGATCAGCCCCTGGTTGATGGCGACCTCGCTGACCGGCTTCACCCTGCTGCTCGGCACGCTCGCCGTCACCAACTGGGTGCTGCTGGCCCGGCACGCCGCCCGGGGCGCCGCCGATCCCACCCTCGGCCGCCCGCCGGCCCAGCCGCCGGCCGACGACCCCCGCCCCGAGCCCGCCTTCGTCTGA
- a CDS encoding M56 family metallopeptidase has translation MAHPLHFAASMLACWLIAQVLARATWTWRSPRVAILCWQAIGLGVGLSAMGLPIALGLAPYQRGTGSALLALANDLWHSTLPAGLGAAHLGLVGVGLGIGAVLLTTTVRSIHGTVRAQRRHRDLLTLVARRDPTVPGALVLDHPGAAAYCLPGVKPRVVVSAGTLSLLDRAELAAVLSHERAHAQERHDLVLLPFTALCRALPWLRWVREAHERVSLLVEMRADDKARELHAEAPLAGALRRFAAAGNRITPAGALGLGDRDLDVRVQRLLVAERPPRLLGAVALTVTTTVAALPVSLFLS, from the coding sequence GTGGCTCATCCCCTGCACTTCGCCGCCTCGATGCTGGCCTGCTGGCTGATCGCCCAGGTGCTGGCCCGCGCGACCTGGACGTGGCGCAGCCCTCGGGTGGCGATCCTCTGCTGGCAGGCGATCGGCCTCGGGGTCGGTCTCTCCGCGATGGGCCTGCCGATCGCGCTCGGGCTCGCGCCGTACCAGCGGGGCACCGGAAGCGCCCTGCTCGCGCTCGCGAACGACCTGTGGCACAGCACCCTGCCGGCGGGCCTCGGTGCCGCGCACCTGGGGCTGGTCGGCGTCGGGCTCGGCATCGGTGCGGTGCTGCTGACCACGACGGTACGCAGCATCCACGGCACGGTACGCGCCCAGCGCCGGCACCGGGACCTGCTCACGCTGGTGGCCCGGCGGGATCCCACCGTGCCCGGCGCGCTGGTGCTCGACCACCCGGGCGCGGCCGCGTACTGCCTGCCGGGGGTGAAGCCCCGGGTGGTGGTCAGCGCCGGCACGCTCAGCCTGCTCGACCGGGCCGAGTTGGCGGCGGTGCTGAGCCACGAGCGGGCGCACGCCCAGGAACGGCACGATCTGGTGCTGCTGCCGTTCACCGCGCTCTGCCGGGCACTGCCCTGGCTCCGCTGGGTCCGCGAGGCGCACGAGCGGGTCTCCCTGCTGGTCGAGATGCGCGCCGACGACAAGGCCCGCGAGCTGCACGCCGAGGCCCCGCTGGCCGGTGCGCTGCGCCGGTTCGCCGCCGCCGGCAACCGGATCACCCCGGCGGGCGCGCTCGGCCTGGGCGACCGGGACCTGGACGTACGGGTGCAGCGGCTGCTGGTCGCCGAACGCCCGCCCCGGCTGCTCGGCGCCGTCGCCCTTACCGTGACCACGACCGTGGCCGCCCTGCCCGTCTCGCTCTTCCTGAGCTGA
- a CDS encoding aldehyde dehydrogenase family protein, whose protein sequence is MSERVAVRKTYKLFIGGKFPRSESGRSYLVQDSNVSLASRKDARDAVVAARAAVKGWAGATAYNRGQILYRVAEMLEGRREQFVALGVPGDEVDAATDRWVWYAGWSDKLPQVYGGANPVAGPYFNLSAPEPTGVVAVVAPEAPALLGLVSVIAPAIVTGNTVVVAASPAAPLAAVTLAEVLATSDLPGGVVNILTGRLSETVPTLAAHMDVNAIDLTGVTDPELAADLEVRAAENLKRVLRPVPADHDWSADPGLGRMTALLETKTVWHPKGV, encoded by the coding sequence ATGTCTGAGCGGGTCGCGGTACGCAAGACGTACAAGCTCTTCATCGGCGGGAAGTTCCCGCGTAGCGAGTCGGGACGGTCGTATCTCGTGCAGGACTCCAACGTGTCGCTGGCCTCCCGCAAGGACGCACGGGACGCCGTGGTGGCCGCCCGGGCCGCCGTCAAGGGCTGGGCCGGGGCGACCGCGTACAACCGGGGTCAGATCCTCTACCGGGTTGCCGAGATGCTGGAGGGCCGGCGCGAGCAGTTCGTCGCCCTCGGCGTGCCCGGCGACGAGGTCGACGCCGCGACCGACCGCTGGGTCTGGTACGCGGGCTGGTCCGACAAGCTCCCCCAGGTGTACGGGGGCGCGAACCCGGTGGCCGGGCCGTACTTCAACCTGTCGGCGCCCGAGCCGACGGGCGTGGTGGCGGTGGTGGCCCCGGAGGCACCGGCGCTGCTCGGCCTGGTCAGCGTGATCGCCCCGGCGATCGTCACCGGCAACACGGTCGTGGTCGCCGCATCGCCCGCCGCGCCGCTGGCCGCGGTGACCCTGGCCGAGGTGCTGGCCACCTCCGACCTGCCGGGCGGGGTGGTCAACATCCTCACCGGCCGCCTGTCGGAGACCGTGCCGACGCTCGCCGCGCACATGGACGTCAACGCGATCGACCTGACCGGCGTCACCGACCCGGAGCTGGCGGCCGACCTGGAGGTCAGGGCGGCGGAGAACCTCAAGCGGGTGCTCCGGCCGGTGCCGGCGGATCACGACTGGTCGGCGGATCCCGGCCTTGGTCGGATGACCGCACTGCTGGAGACGAAGACGGTGTGGCACCCCAAGGGAGTGTGA
- the deoC gene encoding deoxyribose-phosphate aldolase, with protein sequence MTATATSARSDLSELGRSETALRTFLHGLPGVDQVGAEQRAAQLGTRSIKTTAKAQAIDLAIRMVDLTTLEGADTPGKVRALAAKALRPDPADPSCPHVGAVCVYPAMVPYVAEVLRGSAAGSGRPTGGPGQADGVAPAGPGVVHLASVATAFPSGQAPLEVKLADTRAAVEAGADEIDMVINRGAFLAGRYQEVYDEIVAIKEACGSADAGRQGRPRAHLKVILETGELATYDNVRRASWLAMLAGGDFIKTSTGKVPVAATLPVTLVMLEAVRDFRAATGRQVGVKPAGGIKTTKDAIKYLVMVNETVGPDWLDPDWFRFGASSLLNDLLMQRTKLTTGVYAGPDYFTLD encoded by the coding sequence ATGACGGCGACAGCGACGTCGGCCCGGTCGGACCTCTCCGAGCTGGGACGATCCGAGACCGCTCTGCGGACCTTCCTGCACGGCCTACCGGGCGTGGACCAGGTCGGCGCGGAGCAGCGGGCAGCCCAACTCGGCACCCGATCCATCAAGACCACCGCCAAGGCGCAGGCGATCGACCTCGCGATCCGGATGGTCGACCTGACCACGCTGGAGGGCGCGGACACGCCCGGCAAGGTGCGGGCGCTCGCCGCCAAGGCGCTGCGACCCGATCCGGCCGACCCGTCCTGCCCGCACGTCGGCGCGGTCTGCGTCTACCCCGCGATGGTCCCGTACGTGGCCGAGGTGCTCCGGGGTTCCGCCGCCGGGTCCGGGCGGCCAACCGGCGGACCGGGACAGGCGGACGGCGTCGCGCCGGCCGGACCCGGCGTGGTGCACCTGGCCAGCGTGGCCACCGCGTTCCCGTCGGGTCAGGCGCCGCTGGAGGTCAAGCTCGCCGACACCCGGGCGGCCGTCGAGGCCGGCGCCGACGAGATCGACATGGTGATCAACCGGGGCGCGTTCCTGGCCGGGCGTTACCAGGAGGTCTACGACGAGATCGTAGCGATCAAGGAAGCCTGCGGCAGTGCTGATGCCGGTCGCCAGGGGCGACCGCGAGCGCACCTCAAGGTGATCCTGGAGACCGGCGAGCTGGCCACCTACGACAACGTACGCCGCGCCTCCTGGCTGGCGATGCTGGCCGGCGGCGACTTCATCAAGACCTCCACCGGCAAGGTCCCGGTCGCCGCCACCCTCCCGGTGACGCTGGTGATGCTGGAGGCGGTGCGCGACTTCCGGGCCGCCACCGGGCGACAGGTGGGCGTCAAGCCGGCCGGCGGCATCAAGACCACCAAGGACGCGATCAAGTACCTGGTCATGGTCAACGAGACCGTCGGGCCGGACTGGCTGGACCCGGACTGGTTCCGCTTCGGCGCCTCCAGCCTCCTCAACGACCTGCTGATGCAGCGCACCAAGCTGACGACCGGTGTCTACGCCGGCCCCGACTACTTCACCCTGGACTGA